The Athene noctua chromosome 11, bAthNoc1.hap1.1, whole genome shotgun sequence genome has a segment encoding these proteins:
- the LOC141964581 gene encoding actin-binding protein WASF3-like isoform X2, giving the protein MPLVKRNIEPRHLCRGALPEGVTSELECVTNSTLAAIIKQLGSLSRHAEDIFGELFNEANSFYMRMNSLQERVDLLVIKVTQLDSTVEEVSLQDINMRKAFKSSTVQNQQVVSRNSIPNPVMEMYQRCDKPPPLNILTPYRDDKKDGLKFYTDPSYFFNLWKEKMLQATEDKRKEKRRQKEQRLVEDSTREVKKVRKARNRRLEWNMMAYDKEFRPDNRFSPSPYHMASSEGSLSPDNRSYASDVADHSYPASPNHPAQLLAPASHLAPAEHKEGVLAPPPTQEHVYRPAPAAGSRQNSLNRLQQPHVPQPPEAILNGPRPHLVKDYGPQPVPMAEYFVPPAPPPPPPIIPSAQTAFDSPISAPPVLAPGSAAPPSYAPSPPPAPPGPYSASPPQAGPMGPPVAPPPPPPGPPAITASPAHSASPPAPAVEPRKPQIPLMPMSDARSDLLAAIRRGIQLRKVQEQWEQEAKKEPVGNDVATILSRRIAVEYSESDDDSELDDNEWSD; this is encoded by the exons ATGCCGTTGGTGAAGAGGAATATCGAGCCCCGGCACTTATGCCGGGGAGCTCTTCCCGAGGGGGTGACAAGTGAGCTGGAGTGTGTCACCAACAGCACGCTGGCTGCCATCATCAAGCAGCTGGGCAGCCTCA GCAGGCATGCGGAGGACATCTTCGGTGAGCTGTTCAACGAAGCTAACAGTTTCTACATGCGGATGAACTCGCTGCAGGAGAGGGTGGACCTGCTGGTCATCAAAGTGACACAGCTGGACTCCACTGTGGAGGAAG TTTCGCTGCAGGACATCAACATGCGGAAAGCCTTCAAGAGTTCCACAGTGCAGAACCAGCAGGTCGTGTCTCGCAACTCCATTCCCAACCCAGTGATGGAGATGTACCAGCGCTGCGACAAGCCCCCGCCGCTCAACATCCTCACGCCCTACAG GGATGACAAAAAGGATGGCCTCAAATTCTACACCGACCCCTCATACTTCTTCAACTTATGGAAGGAGAAAATGTTGCAGGCAACAGAAGATAAGAGAAAGGAGAAGCGCAGGCAGAAG GAGCAGCGGCTGGTGGAGGACTCTACCCGGGAGGTGAAGAAAGTGAGGAAAGCCCGCAACCGGCGCCTGGAGTGGAACATGATGGCGTATGATAAAGAGTTTCGACCCGATAACAGGTTCTCACCATCCCCCTATCACATGGCATCATCGGAAGGATCACTGTCCCCAGATAATAG ATCTTACGCATCAGACGTGGCTGACCACTCATACCCGGCGAGCCCCAACCACCCCGCGCAGCTGCTGGCCCCAGCATCCCACCTGGCCCCAGCGGAGCACAAGGAGGGTGTGCTGGCACCCCCGCCCACCCAGGAGCACGTCTACCGCCCAGCGCCGGCAGCGGGCAGCCGGCAGAACAGCCTCAACCGCCTCCAGCAGCCCCATGTGCCACAGCCCCCCGAGGCTATCCTCAACGGGCCGAGACCTCATTTAGTCAAGGATTATGG CCCGCAGCCGGTGCCGATGGCAGAGTACTTTGTGCCGCCCGCCCCACCGCCCCCACCGCCCATCATCCCCTCCGCGCAGACTGCCTTCGACAGCCCCATCTCGGCTCCCCCTGTGCTGGCCCCTGGCTCGGCCGCCCCGCCCTCCTATGCACCCTCaccaccccccgcaccccctggCCCCTACTCCGCTTCCCCGCCGCAGGCTGGCCCCATGGGACCCCCGgtggcaccaccaccaccaccgccgGGGCCCCCTGCCATCACTGCCTCGCCGGCACACTCAGCATCGCCACCAGCCCCTGCCGTGGAGCCCCGGAAGCCGCAGATCCCACTGATGCCCATGAGCGACGCCCGGAGCGACCTGCTGGCAGCCATCCGCAGGG GAATCCAACTCCGGAAAGTCCAGGAGCAATGGGAACAAGAGGCCAAAAAAGAGCCTGTGGGCAATGATGTGGCGACAATCCTGTCCCGCCGGATCGCGGTGGAGTACAGTGAGTCCGATGATGACTCCGAGCTGGACGATAACGAGTGGTCAGACTGA
- the LOC141964581 gene encoding actin-binding protein WASF3-like isoform X4, with protein sequence MRMNSLQERVDLLVIKVTQLDSTVEEVSLQDINMRKAFKSSTVQNQQVVSRNSIPNPVMEMYQRCDKPPPLNILTPYRDDKKDGLKFYTDPSYFFNLWKEKMLQATEDKRKEKRRQKEQRLVEDSTREVKKVRKARNRRLEWNMMAYDKEFRPDNRFSPSPYHMASSEGSLSPDNRSYASDVADHSYPASPNHPAQLLAPASHLAPAEHKEGVLAPPPTQEHVYRPAPAAGSRQNSLNRLQQPHVPQPPEAILNGPRPHLVKDYGPQPVPMAEYFVPPAPPPPPPIIPSAQTAFDSPISAPPVLAPGSAAPPSYAPSPPPAPPGPYSASPPQAGPMGPPVAPPPPPPGPPAITASPAHSASPPAPAVEPRKPQIPLMPMSDARSDLLAAIRRGIQLRKVQEQWEQEAKKEPVGNDVATILSRRIAVEYSESDDDSELDDNEWSD encoded by the exons ATGCGGATGAACTCGCTGCAGGAGAGGGTGGACCTGCTGGTCATCAAAGTGACACAGCTGGACTCCACTGTGGAGGAAG TTTCGCTGCAGGACATCAACATGCGGAAAGCCTTCAAGAGTTCCACAGTGCAGAACCAGCAGGTCGTGTCTCGCAACTCCATTCCCAACCCAGTGATGGAGATGTACCAGCGCTGCGACAAGCCCCCGCCGCTCAACATCCTCACGCCCTACAG GGATGACAAAAAGGATGGCCTCAAATTCTACACCGACCCCTCATACTTCTTCAACTTATGGAAGGAGAAAATGTTGCAGGCAACAGAAGATAAGAGAAAGGAGAAGCGCAGGCAGAAG GAGCAGCGGCTGGTGGAGGACTCTACCCGGGAGGTGAAGAAAGTGAGGAAAGCCCGCAACCGGCGCCTGGAGTGGAACATGATGGCGTATGATAAAGAGTTTCGACCCGATAACAGGTTCTCACCATCCCCCTATCACATGGCATCATCGGAAGGATCACTGTCCCCAGATAATAG ATCTTACGCATCAGACGTGGCTGACCACTCATACCCGGCGAGCCCCAACCACCCCGCGCAGCTGCTGGCCCCAGCATCCCACCTGGCCCCAGCGGAGCACAAGGAGGGTGTGCTGGCACCCCCGCCCACCCAGGAGCACGTCTACCGCCCAGCGCCGGCAGCGGGCAGCCGGCAGAACAGCCTCAACCGCCTCCAGCAGCCCCATGTGCCACAGCCCCCCGAGGCTATCCTCAACGGGCCGAGACCTCATTTAGTCAAGGATTATGG CCCGCAGCCGGTGCCGATGGCAGAGTACTTTGTGCCGCCCGCCCCACCGCCCCCACCGCCCATCATCCCCTCCGCGCAGACTGCCTTCGACAGCCCCATCTCGGCTCCCCCTGTGCTGGCCCCTGGCTCGGCCGCCCCGCCCTCCTATGCACCCTCaccaccccccgcaccccctggCCCCTACTCCGCTTCCCCGCCGCAGGCTGGCCCCATGGGACCCCCGgtggcaccaccaccaccaccgccgGGGCCCCCTGCCATCACTGCCTCGCCGGCACACTCAGCATCGCCACCAGCCCCTGCCGTGGAGCCCCGGAAGCCGCAGATCCCACTGATGCCCATGAGCGACGCCCGGAGCGACCTGCTGGCAGCCATCCGCAGGG GAATCCAACTCCGGAAAGTCCAGGAGCAATGGGAACAAGAGGCCAAAAAAGAGCCTGTGGGCAATGATGTGGCGACAATCCTGTCCCGCCGGATCGCGGTGGAGTACAGTGAGTCCGATGATGACTCCGAGCTGGACGATAACGAGTGGTCAGACTGA
- the LOC141964581 gene encoding actin-binding protein WASF3-like isoform X3 yields the protein MPLVKRNIEPRHLCRGALPEGVTSELECVTNSTLAAIIKQLGSLSKHAEDIFGELFNEANSFYMRMNSLQERVDLLVIKVTQLDSTVEEVSLQDINMRKAFKSSTVQNQQVVSRNSIPNPVMEMYQRCDKPPPLNILTPYRDDKKDGLKFYTDPSYFFNLWKEKMLQATEDKRKEKRRQKEQRLVEDSTREVKKVRKARNRRLEWNMMAYDKEFRPDNRFSPSPYHMASSEGSLSPDNRSYASDVADHSYPASPNHPAQLLAPASHLAPAEHKEGVLAPPPTQEHVYRPAPAAGSRQNSLNRLQQPHVPQPPEAILNGPRPHLVKDYGPQPVPMAEYFVPPAPPPPPPIIPSAQTAFDSPISAPPVLAPGSAAPPSYAPSPPPAPPGPYSASPPQAGPMGPPVAPPPPPPGPPAITASPAHSASPPAPAVEPRKPQIPLMPMSDARSDLLAAIRRGIQLRKVQEQWEQEAKKEPVGNDVATILSRRIAVEYSESDDDSELDDNEWSD from the exons ATGCCGTTGGTGAAGAGGAATATCGAGCCCCGGCACTTATGCCGGGGAGCTCTTCCCGAGGGGGTGACAAGTGAGCTGGAGTGTGTCACCAACAGCACGCTGGCTGCCATCATCAAGCAGCTGGGCAGCCTCAGTAA GCATGCGGAGGACATCTTCGGTGAGCTGTTCAACGAAGCTAACAGTTTCTACATGCGGATGAACTCGCTGCAGGAGAGGGTGGACCTGCTGGTCATCAAAGTGACACAGCTGGACTCCACTGTGGAGGAAG TTTCGCTGCAGGACATCAACATGCGGAAAGCCTTCAAGAGTTCCACAGTGCAGAACCAGCAGGTCGTGTCTCGCAACTCCATTCCCAACCCAGTGATGGAGATGTACCAGCGCTGCGACAAGCCCCCGCCGCTCAACATCCTCACGCCCTACAG GGATGACAAAAAGGATGGCCTCAAATTCTACACCGACCCCTCATACTTCTTCAACTTATGGAAGGAGAAAATGTTGCAGGCAACAGAAGATAAGAGAAAGGAGAAGCGCAGGCAGAAG GAGCAGCGGCTGGTGGAGGACTCTACCCGGGAGGTGAAGAAAGTGAGGAAAGCCCGCAACCGGCGCCTGGAGTGGAACATGATGGCGTATGATAAAGAGTTTCGACCCGATAACAGGTTCTCACCATCCCCCTATCACATGGCATCATCGGAAGGATCACTGTCCCCAGATAATAG ATCTTACGCATCAGACGTGGCTGACCACTCATACCCGGCGAGCCCCAACCACCCCGCGCAGCTGCTGGCCCCAGCATCCCACCTGGCCCCAGCGGAGCACAAGGAGGGTGTGCTGGCACCCCCGCCCACCCAGGAGCACGTCTACCGCCCAGCGCCGGCAGCGGGCAGCCGGCAGAACAGCCTCAACCGCCTCCAGCAGCCCCATGTGCCACAGCCCCCCGAGGCTATCCTCAACGGGCCGAGACCTCATTTAGTCAAGGATTATGG CCCGCAGCCGGTGCCGATGGCAGAGTACTTTGTGCCGCCCGCCCCACCGCCCCCACCGCCCATCATCCCCTCCGCGCAGACTGCCTTCGACAGCCCCATCTCGGCTCCCCCTGTGCTGGCCCCTGGCTCGGCCGCCCCGCCCTCCTATGCACCCTCaccaccccccgcaccccctggCCCCTACTCCGCTTCCCCGCCGCAGGCTGGCCCCATGGGACCCCCGgtggcaccaccaccaccaccgccgGGGCCCCCTGCCATCACTGCCTCGCCGGCACACTCAGCATCGCCACCAGCCCCTGCCGTGGAGCCCCGGAAGCCGCAGATCCCACTGATGCCCATGAGCGACGCCCGGAGCGACCTGCTGGCAGCCATCCGCAGGG GAATCCAACTCCGGAAAGTCCAGGAGCAATGGGAACAAGAGGCCAAAAAAGAGCCTGTGGGCAATGATGTGGCGACAATCCTGTCCCGCCGGATCGCGGTGGAGTACAGTGAGTCCGATGATGACTCCGAGCTGGACGATAACGAGTGGTCAGACTGA
- the LOC141964601 gene encoding G-protein coupled receptor 12-like: MLHGPAAMGEPWQPQPQQQRLPGLGNGSEPSAWPSAAGGPGTAAPGGGGGAGPGGAVSPWDIALCATGTAVAGENALVLAVLFYTPSLRAPMFLLIGSLALADLLAGLGLVANFAVRYLLRPPSEAAELGAAGLLLAAFSASVCSLLAITVDRYLSLYNALTYHSERTLGFTCAMVLLMWLLCLGVGLLPLLGWNCLRDQSACSILRPVTKDNAAVLAVTFLLLFALMMQLYLQICKIAFRHAQQIAVQHQFIATAQATSTRKGLSTLSLILGTFALCWIPFAIYSLVADSSYPVVYTYSLALPATCNSLINPIIYAFRNPDIQKSLWLACCGCIPSTFSSRPRTSSDV, translated from the coding sequence ATGCTGCACGGCCCCGCCGCCATGGGGGAGCCGTGGCAGccgcagccgcagcagcagcGGCTCCCGGGGCTCGGCAACGGCTCGGAGCCCAGCGCCTGGCcctcggcggcgggcgggccggggacggcggcgccgggcggcggcggcggggccgggcccgggggggccgtgAGCCCCTGGGACATCGCGCTGTGCGCCACGGGGACGGCGGTGGCGGGGGAAAACGCGCTGGTGCTGGCCGTGCTCTTCTACACGCCGAGCCTGCGGGCGCCCATGTTCCTGCTGATCGGCAGCCTGGCCCTGGCCGACctgctggcggggctggggctggtggccaaCTTCGCCGTGCGGTACCTGCTGCGGCCGCCCAGCGAGGCGGCGGagctgggggcggcggggctgctgctggccgcATTCTCCGCCTCCGTTTGCAGCCTGCTGGCCATCACCGTGGACCGCTACCTGTCGCTGTACAACGCGCTCACCTACCACAGCGAGCGCACGCTGGGCTTCACCTGCGCCATGGTGCTGCTGATGTGGCTACTGTGCCTGGGCGTGGGGCTACTGCCCCTCCTGGGCTGGAACTGCCTGCGGGACCAGAGCGCCTGCAGCATCCTGCGGCCCGTCACCAAGGACAACGCGGCTGTGCTGGcagtcaccttcctcctcctcttcgccCTCATGATGCAGCTCTACCTGCAGATCTGCAAGATCGCCTTCCGGCACGCTCAGCAGATCGCCGTGCAGCACCAGTTCATCGCCACGGCGCAGGCCACCTCCACCCGCAAAGGGCTCTCCACCCTCTCGCTCATCCTCGGCACCTTCGCCCTGTGCTGGATCCCCTTCGCCATCTACTCCCTGGTGGCCGATTCCAGCTATCCCGTGGTCTACACCTACTCCCTGGCGCTGCCCGCCACCTGCAACTCCCTCATCAACCCCATCATTTACGCCTTCAGAAACCCCGACATCCAGAAGTCGCTCTGGCTGGCCTGCTGCGGGTGCATCCCTTCCACATTCTCCTCCAGACCAAGGACATCCAGCGATGTGTGA
- the LOC141964581 gene encoding actin-binding protein WASF3-like isoform X1: protein MPLVKRNIEPRHLCRGALPEGVTSELECVTNSTLAAIIKQLGSLSARCLLPGRHAEDIFGELFNEANSFYMRMNSLQERVDLLVIKVTQLDSTVEEVSLQDINMRKAFKSSTVQNQQVVSRNSIPNPVMEMYQRCDKPPPLNILTPYRDDKKDGLKFYTDPSYFFNLWKEKMLQATEDKRKEKRRQKEQRLVEDSTREVKKVRKARNRRLEWNMMAYDKEFRPDNRFSPSPYHMASSEGSLSPDNRSYASDVADHSYPASPNHPAQLLAPASHLAPAEHKEGVLAPPPTQEHVYRPAPAAGSRQNSLNRLQQPHVPQPPEAILNGPRPHLVKDYGPQPVPMAEYFVPPAPPPPPPIIPSAQTAFDSPISAPPVLAPGSAAPPSYAPSPPPAPPGPYSASPPQAGPMGPPVAPPPPPPGPPAITASPAHSASPPAPAVEPRKPQIPLMPMSDARSDLLAAIRRGIQLRKVQEQWEQEAKKEPVGNDVATILSRRIAVEYSESDDDSELDDNEWSD from the exons ATGCCGTTGGTGAAGAGGAATATCGAGCCCCGGCACTTATGCCGGGGAGCTCTTCCCGAGGGGGTGACAAGTGAGCTGGAGTGTGTCACCAACAGCACGCTGGCTGCCATCATCAAGCAGCTGGGCAGCCTCA GTGCGCGTTGCCTTCTGCCAGGCAGGCATGCGGAGGACATCTTCGGTGAGCTGTTCAACGAAGCTAACAGTTTCTACATGCGGATGAACTCGCTGCAGGAGAGGGTGGACCTGCTGGTCATCAAAGTGACACAGCTGGACTCCACTGTGGAGGAAG TTTCGCTGCAGGACATCAACATGCGGAAAGCCTTCAAGAGTTCCACAGTGCAGAACCAGCAGGTCGTGTCTCGCAACTCCATTCCCAACCCAGTGATGGAGATGTACCAGCGCTGCGACAAGCCCCCGCCGCTCAACATCCTCACGCCCTACAG GGATGACAAAAAGGATGGCCTCAAATTCTACACCGACCCCTCATACTTCTTCAACTTATGGAAGGAGAAAATGTTGCAGGCAACAGAAGATAAGAGAAAGGAGAAGCGCAGGCAGAAG GAGCAGCGGCTGGTGGAGGACTCTACCCGGGAGGTGAAGAAAGTGAGGAAAGCCCGCAACCGGCGCCTGGAGTGGAACATGATGGCGTATGATAAAGAGTTTCGACCCGATAACAGGTTCTCACCATCCCCCTATCACATGGCATCATCGGAAGGATCACTGTCCCCAGATAATAG ATCTTACGCATCAGACGTGGCTGACCACTCATACCCGGCGAGCCCCAACCACCCCGCGCAGCTGCTGGCCCCAGCATCCCACCTGGCCCCAGCGGAGCACAAGGAGGGTGTGCTGGCACCCCCGCCCACCCAGGAGCACGTCTACCGCCCAGCGCCGGCAGCGGGCAGCCGGCAGAACAGCCTCAACCGCCTCCAGCAGCCCCATGTGCCACAGCCCCCCGAGGCTATCCTCAACGGGCCGAGACCTCATTTAGTCAAGGATTATGG CCCGCAGCCGGTGCCGATGGCAGAGTACTTTGTGCCGCCCGCCCCACCGCCCCCACCGCCCATCATCCCCTCCGCGCAGACTGCCTTCGACAGCCCCATCTCGGCTCCCCCTGTGCTGGCCCCTGGCTCGGCCGCCCCGCCCTCCTATGCACCCTCaccaccccccgcaccccctggCCCCTACTCCGCTTCCCCGCCGCAGGCTGGCCCCATGGGACCCCCGgtggcaccaccaccaccaccgccgGGGCCCCCTGCCATCACTGCCTCGCCGGCACACTCAGCATCGCCACCAGCCCCTGCCGTGGAGCCCCGGAAGCCGCAGATCCCACTGATGCCCATGAGCGACGCCCGGAGCGACCTGCTGGCAGCCATCCGCAGGG GAATCCAACTCCGGAAAGTCCAGGAGCAATGGGAACAAGAGGCCAAAAAAGAGCCTGTGGGCAATGATGTGGCGACAATCCTGTCCCGCCGGATCGCGGTGGAGTACAGTGAGTCCGATGATGACTCCGAGCTGGACGATAACGAGTGGTCAGACTGA